AGAAGATTGCTTTTAAGCTATACAATGATGGTtcagcagttttgttttgtttttttaattcttgttatttggctaatttttgtcacCATTTGCCTCATCTTAAAGATGTGATGCAGAAAGAACCATTAGCATGAGCTTTCTCGTTATTTGGAATTCTTGGTAAATAGGATGTGCATGAGAGCTTATTCCTTGCCTCATGCTTTCTAGAACCTAAGAAGGAATCTCACAGGCGCTTTGTGAGTATTTCTGGAACCTAGGAAGGAATCCAAGAGGGCCTTTGGGGATATTATGTCCCTGgatatttgtgtgcatgtgtggtttttgtttttttgtgtgttttttttgatggagtctcactctgtcaccaggctggagtgtaggggtgcaatctcagctcactgcaacctctgcctcctgggttcaagcaattcttctacctcagcctcctgagtagctgggactacaggcacgcaccaccacacctggctaatttttgcatttttagtagagacgtggtttcatcatattggccaggctggtctcgaactcctgaccttgtgatctgcccaccgtggcctcccaaattgctgggattataggcgtgagccaccgcacccggccatccCTGGATATTTTGAATCTTAAAGAATGGAGGAAGTACAAAGAGGTGGATATGTGTATTTAAGGACTTCTTAttagaaagtgaaaaacaaaatcagatcACTAATGATATCAaggatgatttttttcccccataaacCTGGAGTTACCTTCATGGTCACCAGAAAGGAGCAACCAGAGATTAAAGGAATAACTAAAATGATTATTCTAAAATACATCTTTCACCACTGAGAGTTCCTGGTTAGAATGGATTCACAGGAGCCTCAGAAATTGAACTATGGAATGTTAAATATGGGGAGGGAAAAAGGGCATGGGCTATGTTTAATGCTCCAGTCCAGCCCTCTGATTTTGCAGATGAGGGATAGAGTAACTGGTTCAGATACCAAATCTGGTCAGTGGGCCCACCAGGAGGAGAATGTGGGCCTCTTGCCAGGAGGAGAATGTGGCTGTGGCAAGGCCACTTGGGGTAGCCATGGACAAATCCAAATTCATATGTAGAGCTTTGCTCTAAATTATACTTTCATCTTCCTGGTGGTAGACAGTAGGTATGCCTTATATGCCTTATAGTTTATACCCTTTTTTTTCATTGACTGAGGAtaattttccaaaacattttgtTATCCTGCTTTTATAGGTTATGCGAATGACACTGTCAACCTTAAATTGGCGACGGCGGGAGATGGTGAGGTGGCTGGTAACATGTGCTACTGAAGTCGGTAGGTAAACTCTGGAACAGAAGCTTTCCCAGGTGCCTCATGGTAGGATTTAACTTGTCAGTTACAGACACGTGAACATATTCACTCTTTTACTTTGACTTCTCCAAGGCTCCTCTAGCCGTCTACAAGGGCTCCCTTTTCCCCGACCCCCTACCCCTAACCTTCAGTTATACATACTTGTATTATTCAACTTTGAACTGATCACATTTGTGAAGCTCCAGCCTCTTATTTAAAATGGTATAAGTCAGTGAGTAAACTGTTTTTATtcagttaatatatataaagttaccTAGTtgtactgtttttcttctttatcatctGAAGGCATACCTCATGGTATCCAGCAGAGAAATGGTGACCACTGGGTGTGGTTTAGGTGATCTTCCAGATGTGTGAGCAATTGTAGCTAGCCATAAGAAGATTCCCTGGCTGTCCATAAGCTGCCATTTTGTGAGGCCCTTCAGCTAACTATTTTCCCGCTACAGCAGTAGATCAGTTCAGAAGAAAACTGTACATTCCCAGCAAGAATGCCAACAGAAACAAATggttgctatttatttatttatttacttatttatttatttttgagacagaatctcgctctgttgcccaggctgaagtgcagtggcacaatttcggctcactgcaagctccatctcctgggttcatgacattctcctgcctcagcctcccgagtagctgggactacagacgcccgccaccacgcccggataattttttgtatttttagtagagatggagtttcaccatgttagccaagatggtcttgatctcctgacctcgtgatccgcccacctcagcctcccaaagtgctgggattacaggcgtgagccaccgcgcccggcggttgctatttaaaataaatattggttaaacgttcttttttcttatttgcatCGGAAAGGGATATACACTTCATGCTGAGAAAATACTACCATCCAAGTGTTTAGATATGACACAGCatatactataaaattattatttttctttcactaatGTATAATGGTTTTGTATTTTGGAAAAGGGACATTGGTCTCAATACAAAGATTATCTTTACATTATTAAAGTCATGCTTTAGTGAAGCAATACAAAGATAATACTAATTTAAGAACTGCCACATAACTTCTCTACCCCTGCCCCGAGATATAAACCTGATTTCTCTCTGAGACCTAGTACCTTCTCTTCAAGTCATTCACTTTTAGGATTTTCCTACAAGTGAGGCATATTGGGTCTGTGAATGTAAAGTGATTAAAGACATGGTCAGCCATTTACAACGTTTAATTCATCTGTAGGTCTGCTTCTATTGACTTTGTTCTCTTGATTATGGGCCACATTTTCCAGcttctttgtgtgttttaaaattttgtattatgtGTACTTTTACCTTACACACAAGCACACAAGCCATGTAAAGTCCCTGTTTTGGTGAGGGTTGCAATTTTTGAGCCTCAGATTCTGACAGGAAGCCCCAGTGAACTAGAACTCATTAGCAAAAAGCCATTGTCTGAAATGGCAAGCAGCACAGTACAAATACCAGCTACCAAGAGGATTGGTTCTTTATTATAGCAAGTTCATGTTCCTTTCAGCATTTCACTGAATAACAATTCATAATGaccttatttttaaaggtttctcCCAGGCATATTACCTTACAGGGTTTTCTAGTCTAGCTCATGTCCTGTGATGGCTAACAATGTAAACACTGGttataaaagtcaaaataagGCAGGACCTCTGGCCAGCCTCCTTGTCAGTAATAGAGCCTGTTTGTGTTCCTTGCAGGGGTTTATGCCCTGGACAGCATCATGCAGACCTGGTTTACACTCTTTACTCCCACCGAGGCCACAAGTATAGTTGCAACTACCGTGATGTCCAACAGCACCATCGTCCGCCTCCACCTGGACTGCCACCAGCAGGAAAAGCTGGCCAGCAGCGCCCGGACACTTGCACTGCAGTGTGCCATGAAGGATCCACAGAACTGTGCCCTCTCTGCGCTAACCCTTTGTGAAAAGGATCACATAGCTTTCGAGACGGCATACCAAATTGTTCTCGACGCTGCTACGACCGGCATGAGCTATACACAGCTCTTTACAATAGCACGGTACATGGAGCACCGCGGGTACCCCATGAGGGCCTACAAGCTGGCCACCCTGGCCATGACCCATCTCAACCTGAGCTACAATCAGGACACACACCCTGCCATTAATGACGTTTTGTGGGCCTGTGCGCTTAGCCACTCCCTTGGTAAAAACGAGCTTGCAGCTATAATACCTCTGGTGGTCAAGAGTGTCAAGTGTGCAACGGTACTGTCAGACATTTTGCGCAGATGCACTCTGACCACTCCTGGCATGGTGGGACTACATGGGAGGAGGAACTCTGGTAAGCTGATGTCACTGGACAAAGCCCCCTTGAGGCAACTCTTGGATGCCACGATTGGGGCCTACATCAACACAACGCACTCACGGCTCACACACATCAGTCCTCGGCACTATAGTGAGTTTATAGAGTTCCTCAGCAAAGCCCGAGAGACCTTCTTAATGGCGCATGATGGACACATTCAGTTTACACAGTTTATTGACAACCTGAAACAAATCTacaaaggcaaaaagaaactGATGATGTTGGTTCGGGAGAGGTTTGGTTGATAGATCTTGTATgaatggggtggggggtggggatgggagggaTGGTTTGTTTTTACTTGAGCCTGCCTTTGTACCCTTTTTAACTTAAAGAACAGAGCCACACCGGTATTATATGTGTATAGTTATATTGCGTTTGCAGACTAAATTGTCATGTTGTGaaagtttgtgtgttttttattttttccctatttctttccttcctttattttattatttttttttaattcttttttttttttttttctggttttgtatGAGAGAGAGGTTAAAAAGGTTTGGTTTACACTGAGTATATGTTGTCAAGTGGCAAAAGTCCACATAGCTCTCCTGTTTTCTGTATACGTTCacagcctcaaaaaaaataattgaaatggctttaaaaaccaaacaaaacacctCCATCCTGTGATAAGTACCTCGAATGGATTCAGCTTTACTCCTTTGTAACTCATCTTTACATTTTCAGCATAtttaaacaaaccaacaaaatgaaatactaataGTAAAAAGGCTGACCCATGTGGCTTTGCAGTGCTGTTCGTCCAGAAGCATGGCACACGATGCTTGTGCATGTGGAAACTTAGCGACTGTCAACATACATTCTCAGGGAtttatccaaaaaaattaaaaaaagaatgagagcatTTATTGTActgtatatatattatagtatatgtctgaatattgaaaatataacattaactaatttataaaaaatattctatgtaaTGCAAAATACTTGAAGCTGCAGTAGCTtggttttaaacaaaaacaaaaaaaaaaaaactgagagaaAACCTATCAGAAGGACTAAAAGTACGCCTTGCTTCAGGGTTGGCTCAGGTGGTGAACTTCATGCTGGGCATCTATGCAGAGCCACCTTTTGGATTGCATGGTTGGACTGAGATCTATTGGgagaaattatatatgtatatatatttatacaatttatgtatacatatatatatgtatacacacagacacacacacacacaccaccaacaACCACTACACCACACATGCTTGTAACAGGCACTAGAATAAAGAGGGACAACAAAATACACAGCCAGAGCAGCAAGCCTTAGCATTAAGAATATACAATATGCCGGAATTGGGGTTCGTGCCTCCTAGCttagaaaacttaaaagaaatatccttttGACACAAAAcgcaaaatgttttccaaaacaaTTGACATAATGATACATTACGCCTTTGCAGTGAGCTAATAATAAGCTAACCTTTGTGCacaaataacattatatatattatatatctattctGCATAGGTATTTTGACTTTGTGCAGGACAGAAAGTTGTGTAGGTATGACTGTTctacttttcagttttcttttttttaatatattttattttctctagaaatTACTCAAACAAAAGCAGCCTTCTATCTTGCCTTGTCTTAATGCTTTAAAATAACCAAACTGGAGATCTAACTACCAAACTgttcattatattattaaataccAACTTTGGTTACAGTATAGTGTCTTTACTTTAGCTGATGGTTCTGTAACCTTGtgctttttaaagcaatttttatgttttggtgCAAAAGTTGtccagtgtctcttgttcccttCATTAGAGAACATGCTTAGAGGTATGTTTGTAGGTATTTTTGTTTAGAAGAACTATTTCATGCgctccattttatttattataataggtaaaaagaaaaaaaaaaggttgtactTCATCACCCATGTAAACATGCTCATGAAGTTGAAAGTAATTAAGATTTGATACACTGATATCAATTTATTTATGTAACTAAATCACTGTTTTATAAACTTGTTAATGATcaacaatttttgttttgattaaaattagttttttgaaAGTTGATTCTGCCTCCTTTATGGTATATCTCTTATTGCACCTGAATTTGGGTAGTACTACATCTCCAAGTGTCTATGCTATACTGACTCAtccaataaacatttatatgctattttccaggcactgtgctaggccctgGAAATGTAATGGTGAGCAAAATCAGACCCTGGACCTCACTGTCTGCTTAATGGAGAAGGCAGACATAAATCAAATAATcacaaagataaaatatgaaacagaatagtctgttttctttctgaacCCTTGGTCATTCCTCTAATAAGCTATAATTTAGGATGCTCAGTACTTGATATATTTAATAAAGGCTGAGTTTGTGAGagattttcttgtgtgtgtggtTTAAAAGGAAGTTACAATATAAAGGGCAAATGTTATATACACACCATAGGCACTTGTGTCCAGTATTTCCATCAAGGATCTGTACCCAAAATGATGCAAAtagtttttgtgtgtatatgcttAAAAACAACATCACATAAGTTACCgtcttagccatttttaagtgtacagttcagcagtgttaaaaatatttacaaagttgtAAAACATATCTCTAGAATTTTCTCATCTTGCAGAACTAAACTCTACCTACCCATTACATGActgcccttctcctccctccagcccctggtagCCACAGCACTCTGCTTTCTACTGTTATGATACCATCTGTGATATTTTAGgcacctcatgtaagtggaatcacatagtatttgtctttttgcaatgtttatttcacttttgtcccacaggctcatccatgttgtagtatgtgagGGGatgtccttttttatggctgcatggtttCTCGTTCATTGTGGGTCTATATCACATCTAGTTtattcatccatcagtggacatTTGGATTCCTCCCACTTctggctcttgtgaataatgctgctgtgaacttGAGTGTGGAAATACCTCTTTGAGACCGTGCTTTCAATTCTTGTTGCTGtgtatccagaagtgggattgacAAATACTTCTTTTAAATCTATCATTTTCAGAATACTTAGTCCTTTGAAATGTTCTAAGTTTTTATTTGACATCTAGTCTTAACAGTGGATTCCAAATGTCAAGAGGTTAAGTCGATAGGTGGAAGTTAAAGTAAATGAATCCATAGTGACATTTAAAATCCCATTAATgctaagtagaaataaaaataaaaaccataaagtGATTTGAAGGTTGATTCTTTTTTGTAAgtttattcttacttttttgaAAGCTGACATTGCCTAAGGGCAAATACAGTTTATGTGGGTCTACTAAAACGCTGGGACACTTCATAATGAAGTAGACTGCAATACAGTTCGGAAAGATGGCatcaaaggaagaagaaaggtgACTTCTAATAGTTAAGACTTTGAGATGTTCCCTGATGGAAATTGTTCTGTGTTAATTGGCCATTTTTGCAGAGAGATCTTAGAACTATCATGAGCTTTTAGAATACACATGGAGAGCAAGGATGACATACACATGATCTTGGATGACTTGCCCACCCCCGTTTTAGCCAACGTTTCTGACCCACCATGCCTTCAACTCCATTTTTACGACTATGGTCAAGTAGACAAAACTGATTTGATTTGTATGTACATGTTTTCTTACCTTCCAATGGGCTGGTGCTAGAAAGACTTCTGAGACTGTTAAAACTGGAACAGCAGAAATGAGAAATAGAAGTGACAAGCTTGGATAATTCAAAGGCAAGATAATGTGTTCCTAATTGGGGCCTGGACTGGAATTCTGCATTTCTTGGCTCTTGATTTGTGATTTCATTTGAGAGTAGGGGCTATACTTTCAGGGAGAAAATGAATGTTTCATAACTTTCAAATATTAATAAGCTGAATAAAACTTGACTGAAGTCACTATAGTCACAATATTACAGTAGTACAATGTAGCGGCAAAGGAGAACTGAACTTTTTCTAAATTGCTGAAAAAGTTGTTAAATTGCAGCTGGTTCAGAAATTAAAGGTCAGTGAGAAGAtgggaaaatgtaggaaaaaaattaagtaacctgatacattttaataaatgtgtgactgaggtaaaatttttatttaattcttatttaattttattttatgttccaggatacatgtgcaggatgtgcaggtttgttacataggtaaacgtgtgccatggtggtttgctgtacccatcaacttgtcatctagCTATTAAGCCCTggatgcattagctatttgtcctgctCTCCCTATCCCCAGCACCCActtcccccgacaggccccagtgtgtggtgttctcTGACTGAGGTAAAATTTAAGAACTGTTAACACCAGTTGGTAACTGGACTAGTTCAATCTAGCTTgagcaaaagaagaaatgtatTGGATTCTTCAGTGAACGTTTTTCTGTGAGCCTATCCTGCAATAGGCATGGTTCTAACGCtaaaaagacaatgaagaaagcaaaatgtCCTCTTATGGATCAAAATTTTAGTGAGAGGgacacatataaaaatgtattagaagTATTAACTGGTGATATGTGTTGTAGAGAAAGGCAGGGGGAAGGGGTGTGATTTGAGGTGGAATGATTCTGGAAGACCTTGCTGATGTGACGTCCCCACAGATGCCTAAGGGAAGTGAGGGAGCTGGTCCTGTACGTGCCTGGGCAGATGTATGTTTGAGGCAGAAGGAACAGGAAGTGCTAAGACCCCAAGGAGGACGTGTGAAAATGTGCCAGCCTAGTCAGAACAGCCAGCAAAGGGACTGGCTGGGGCAGaatggggtgggaggtggtgagGTGGGCGGAGAGAGAGGAGGCTGGGCTGAAGAGCAGGAGCGTTCAGCTCCTAGCTTGTAGGTCATGGCAAAGATTTTTCttctgtgggtttttgttttatttttatttttattttttttagacatagtttcgctcttgttggccaggctagagtgcgaccttcctcatcctcctgagtagctgggattacaggtgcccgccaccacgcctagctaagttttttgtatttttagtagagatgggtttcaccatgttggccagactggtctcaaacccctgacctcaggcagtctgcccgccatggccttccaaagtgctgggattacaggcatgagccacagtgcccagcctgggttttttgtttttttgttttaaggatCTACAGTAGAGAAAGGAATCATATGATCTGACTTTTAAGTGAGATGAGAAGACGTTCGCTGGCTGCTGTGTGGTTAGCACAGCCAGGGAGAAGCCGAGAGACAAGAGGCTATTAACAGTAATCCAGGCAAAAAACGATGGTGCTTGGCCCCAGTGGGGTCAATGAGGATGGTGACAAGAGTCTGCATCTCATGGAAAGCTGAGTCATTTCCTGATACGAGCATTAGCATGTGAGAAAGAGATGCATCGAAAATGACCCTGGAATTTAAACTTGAGCACCTGGAAGGAAGAAGTGGCCATTAACTGGAATGGAGAAGGTTTTGGGAGCAAACGTTTTGGAGGAAGACCAGGAGTTCAGTAGTGAACATTCTGAATTTGAGATACCTGTAAGATACCCATGTGGAGATGTCAAATAGGAGTTACTTCAGAATAAAGCTCAGGGCTAGATATAAACATTTGGGAGtctggttttaaaatgtatataaaaccaTGAGACAAGGTGTGAGTGAAGAGATTTGATAGAAAATTGAGAGTCCTGGAAATACTCATTTCCTCCATTGAATTCTTACTGATGTAAACCTTTGCTAGTCCTTCCTGATTTTCCTGGCCTTTAAATGCTGGCTCGTTCTAGCACTCGGTCCACTGAGCCCTTCTTCTTTGTTCTCTGCATATTGACTTTATTCTCATAAAATAGTTTCTCCACAGATAGAAAACAAGCCTCTCATCCTCCCATCTCATGGTTTCTCCATCAGAGAAGGACTGTCTCGTCTGAGTTCTAGTTTGGAAAATCCCAGAGAAGACTCCATCACGGCTTAGCCCCAGACATAAAGGGGAGGGTCAGAGAGCAAAGATATGGCCAAGCAGAGAGCCCCTACTTGCTGAGATGTGGGATTCCAGAGAAGAGAGATTTATTTTCAGCTGTGCAATCATCATTTTGTGTCCTCTGTGCCAGGAACAATAACAACCTACTGATGGGCAGCCTTACAAATATAACTGCCTTGTGAATATTTTGAACTTCTACTCTGTGCTGTCATTTGGcaagaatttcatattttttacattttggagaTCTTGGTTGCTTAAAAGTTAGGAGTCAATAGTCCCTCTtcctctctatttttctttttttcttttttttcttttcccaacttTTTATTCTGAAGTTTTCAAGCACACAGAAAGGTTGAAAGGGCAGCAAAATGAAAAGCATTACTTTCTAAATATCTTCATAAACTGTAACACTTGAAGTGCGTTACGGCGATTTACGTTCATAGGTCTGGTGACACCAGACCCCCTCTGTGTAAAAGGTTGGGCTGTGATGGGGTGAATTGCTGCTGCACAGGGAACCCAGTTTTAAAATAGGCAAGGAAGAAAACagcctctttcctcttccctttgcACTCAGAGCCAAACTAGAAACACTTCCTACTCAAGGCAGaagcatgaaggaaaaaaaaatgatgcttttTGAAAGAAATTGCCCTATTTCACTGTGTGTATTCACATTCGGAAAAAAATAATTGGCTCCTCTGATAAATTCTAACTTGAAGGATGCAGGTCCTTCAAACATAGGCATGTACAAAAGAATTTTGCTTTTCCTCCACGGATGGTTTTTAAATCGGCTGCTGCCTTGTAAATATGTTCCTTTAAGTAACACAAAAGGTGGAAGAGATGAAATGTCCTTCAGAGTGGTTTGAACATTGGTTCCATTTTAGAATAGTGCACTATGCACATCCACAGACACTGAAAGGCTGTTAGGCACCAGTGCTAGCATTATAGTGGACCTGTAATATGGTTTTGGTTATCACCATAATAACCATCATCATAATAGTTATGGCAACCACATTttacacttactatgtgccagaccctgtttctatgtattttatatagaTTAACTCGTTTGCTCTTCACAGCAATCCTAGGAGGCaggtatttattttccttattttaccaACAAAGGAActaagaaactgagacacaagtTGCCAgaatcacacagctaataagtggc
This DNA window, taken from Macaca fascicularis isolate 582-1 chromosome 6, T2T-MFA8v1.1, encodes the following:
- the ZSWIM6 gene encoding zinc finger SWIM domain-containing protein 6 isoform X3; the encoded protein is MFRTQKKELPHKSITSITNLEGWVGHPLDPVGTLFSSLMEACRIDDENLSGFSDFTENMGQCKSLEYQHLPAHKFLEEGESYLTLAVEVALIGLGQQRIMPDGLYTQEKVCRNEEQLISKLQEIELDDTLVKIFRKQAVFLLEAGPYSGLGEIIHRESVPMHTFAKYLFTSLLPHDAELAYKIALRAMRLLVLESTAPSGDLTRPHHIASVVPNRYPRWFTLSHIESQQCELASTMLTAAKGDVRRLETVLESIQKNIHSSSHIFKLAQDAFKIATLMDSLPDITLLKVSLELGLQVMRMTLSTLNWRRREMVRWLVTCATEVGVYALDSIMQTWFTLFTPTEATSIVATTVMSNSTIVRLHLDCHQQEKLASSARTLALQCAMKDPQNCALSALTLCEKDHIAFETAYQIVLDAATTGMSYTQLFTIARYMEHRGYPMRAYKLATLAMTHLNLSYNQDTHPAINDVLWACALSHSLGKNELAAIIPLVVKSVKCATVLSDILRRCTLTTPGMVGLHGRRNSGKLMSLDKAPLRQLLDATIGAYINTTHSRLTHISPRHYSEFIEFLSKARETFLMAHDGHIQFTQFIDNLKQIYKGKKKLMMLVRERFG